From one Mycolicibacterium sp. HK-90 genomic stretch:
- a CDS encoding TetR/AcrR family transcriptional regulator, translating into MVQRRVEDGIAESTLHLLRTGGPRAVTVEAVAAHSGIAKTTIYRRHPNRRDMLAGALSRLVSPGPLDPDATAQDRLRWVITHAIAMVEGGIGLGGLAALLTEDDPEFTTLFRRILVDQRTALASAVDDSKADGSMRADVDTATLIDGVVGAYIAEYARTGRIEDGWQERLFALFWPTVRAVEQHPE; encoded by the coding sequence ATGGTGCAGCGGCGGGTCGAAGACGGCATCGCTGAGTCGACGCTGCACTTGTTGCGTACCGGAGGGCCTCGGGCGGTGACCGTGGAAGCCGTTGCCGCCCACTCGGGCATCGCGAAGACGACGATCTACCGTCGGCATCCCAACCGGCGGGACATGTTGGCCGGCGCGTTGTCTCGACTGGTCTCACCGGGACCGTTGGATCCTGACGCGACCGCGCAGGATCGGCTGCGCTGGGTGATCACCCACGCGATCGCGATGGTCGAGGGCGGCATCGGACTCGGCGGGCTCGCGGCATTGCTCACCGAGGACGATCCCGAGTTCACCACGCTGTTCCGGCGGATCCTCGTCGACCAGCGCACGGCACTGGCATCGGCGGTCGACGATTCCAAGGCCGATGGCTCGATGCGCGCGGATGTCGACACCGCGACCCTGATCGATGGGGTGGTCGGTGCGTACATCGCGGAGTACGCCCGCACCGGTCGCATCGAAGACGGTTGGCAGGAGCGCTTGTTCGCCCTGTTCTGGCCTACGGTGCGGGCGGTCGAACAGCACCCCGAGTAG
- a CDS encoding Ig-like domain-containing protein codes for MTPGRWARTALGVTMAGLAVAAVLTVVDTPADRADALASPGAEASVVAPARVTFSPVTDATDVAPLDRVTVSAAGGTLADVRMVNDAGKAVPGVMTSDRAAWSPSGPLGFGRTYTLTVDSLGVGGTPARHASRFTTLTPDNQTAVSLRTTSGASITDGGTYGVGTVIVAHFDEPITDRAAAQRRLAVTTTPAVEGSWYWVDNQNAHWRPAEYYRPGTEVTVDAQIYGADLGGGLYGQQDAAARFRIGDSHVSIADDATKQIKVYDNGRLVRTIPTSMGMGGSETIGGKEISFWTQPGVYTVMDKANPVIMDSSTYGLPINSRLGYKETINYAVRLSNDGIYVHQLESTVWAQGSTNVSHGCLNVNADNARWFYDFAQPGDVFEVRNTGGQPLQIWQNGDWSVSWDRWLAGSAL; via the coding sequence ATGACACCTGGCCGCTGGGCCAGAACGGCTCTCGGGGTGACGATGGCGGGCCTGGCTGTCGCTGCGGTGCTCACCGTGGTGGACACCCCGGCCGATCGCGCGGACGCGCTGGCCTCACCCGGTGCGGAGGCGTCGGTAGTCGCCCCGGCCCGCGTCACCTTCAGTCCGGTCACAGACGCGACCGATGTCGCGCCGCTGGACCGGGTTACGGTCAGCGCGGCCGGAGGGACGCTGGCCGACGTCAGGATGGTCAACGATGCCGGCAAGGCCGTGCCCGGCGTCATGACATCCGACCGGGCGGCCTGGTCGCCCAGCGGGCCGCTCGGATTCGGCCGCACCTACACCCTGACGGTCGACAGCCTCGGCGTCGGCGGCACACCGGCACGTCACGCGAGTCGCTTCACCACCCTGACCCCGGACAACCAGACTGCGGTCTCCCTCAGGACCACGTCGGGCGCCTCGATCACCGACGGCGGCACCTACGGAGTCGGCACCGTCATCGTGGCCCATTTCGACGAACCCATCACCGATCGGGCTGCGGCACAACGCCGTCTGGCGGTCACGACGACACCGGCCGTCGAGGGTTCCTGGTACTGGGTCGACAACCAGAACGCGCACTGGCGGCCCGCCGAGTACTACCGACCGGGTACCGAGGTCACCGTCGATGCCCAGATCTACGGTGCCGATCTCGGTGGCGGGCTCTACGGTCAGCAGGATGCCGCGGCGAGATTTCGGATCGGCGACTCGCACGTGTCGATCGCCGACGATGCGACCAAACAGATCAAGGTGTACGACAACGGCCGGCTGGTCCGGACCATCCCGACCTCCATGGGCATGGGTGGATCGGAAACCATTGGTGGAAAAGAAATCTCCTTCTGGACCCAACCGGGGGTCTACACGGTCATGGACAAGGCCAACCCGGTGATCATGGATTCGTCCACCTACGGGCTGCCGATCAATTCGCGGCTGGGCTACAAGGAGACGATCAATTACGCGGTGCGGCTGTCCAACGACGGCATCTACGTCCATCAACTGGAAAGCACGGTGTGGGCGCAGGGAAGCACCAACGTCTCGCACGGGTGCCTGAACGTCAACGCGGACAACGCCCGCTGGTTCTACGATTTCGCCCAGCCCGGCGACGTGTTCGAGGTCCGCAACACCGGCGGACAACCGCTGCAGATCTGGCAGAACGGCGACTGGAGTGTCAGCTGGGATCGGTGGCTCGCGGGCAGTGCGCTGTAG
- a CDS encoding BlaI/MecI/CopY family transcriptional regulator produces the protein MALREFGELEAVVMAILWDRETPTTVRSVFDQLKDQRQIAYTTVMSTMDNLFRKGWLDREKVGLAYQYVPKMSREEHTARLMHTVFESGGDSELILNFFLDRIGDDESANLRRALRRHAKGGSQ, from the coding sequence ATGGCGCTACGAGAATTCGGTGAGCTCGAAGCCGTGGTGATGGCGATCCTCTGGGACCGCGAGACGCCGACGACGGTTCGTAGTGTCTTCGACCAGCTCAAGGATCAGCGTCAGATCGCCTACACGACAGTCATGTCGACGATGGACAACCTGTTCCGCAAGGGCTGGCTGGACCGCGAGAAAGTCGGGTTGGCCTACCAGTACGTGCCCAAGATGAGCCGCGAGGAGCACACGGCGCGATTGATGCACACCGTGTTCGAGTCGGGCGGCGACAGCGAGCTCATCTTGAACTTCTTCCTGGACCGCATCGGTGACGACGAGTCCGCCAACCTGCGCCGGGCGCTGCGTCGCCACGCGAAGGGCGGCTCGCAATGA
- a CDS encoding M56 family metallopeptidase — MAAHTARRVIVTLASSRRNNRDHAEAMNIVGRATGRRGVVMVDAPEPVAYCVAGGGRRLIVVTSGALRHLDDAGLHAVLAHERAHLRGRHHQIVAVLTALAAALPRMPLVAAANRTVPALLEMCADDAAIRSSSRRQVLRSLVLLSTGGRVPEGMLAAGSTAVLDRVERLLKPGRRLSWRVGDLGLAMLTLATCAVPFFAAMLCVL, encoded by the coding sequence GTGGCCGCGCACACCGCCCGGCGCGTCATCGTCACGCTGGCGAGCAGTCGGCGCAACAACCGTGACCACGCCGAGGCGATGAACATCGTCGGCCGGGCAACCGGTCGACGCGGTGTCGTCATGGTCGATGCGCCTGAGCCCGTTGCCTACTGCGTGGCCGGCGGCGGGCGCCGTCTCATCGTGGTGACATCGGGGGCGCTGCGGCATCTCGATGACGCCGGGCTGCATGCGGTGCTGGCGCACGAGCGGGCTCACCTCCGCGGACGCCACCACCAGATTGTCGCCGTGCTGACCGCGCTGGCGGCCGCACTGCCGCGGATGCCGCTCGTCGCCGCGGCGAACCGGACCGTGCCGGCGCTGCTCGAGATGTGTGCCGATGACGCGGCCATCCGCTCGAGCAGCCGGCGGCAGGTGCTGCGCAGCCTCGTCCTGCTCAGCACCGGCGGGCGGGTGCCTGAGGGAATGCTCGCCGCAGGCAGCACCGCCGTACTGGACCGGGTGGAACGCCTGCTCAAGCCGGGTCGCCGGTTATCGTGGCGGGTCGGGGATCTGGGCCTGGCCATGTTGACGCTGGCGACCTGCGCGGTTCCGTTCTTCGCCGCCATGCTGTGTGTCCTGTAG
- a CDS encoding DoxX family protein, which yields MTLQLDMIAALVVIVAAVANAAMAVADLVGAQPVLANSAEVGVPRSWVTPLGLLKGAGAVGLLIGVFAFPPLGVAAAIGLIAFFVGAVVTHVRTRVFHNIAFPGTFLVLAVLSLGAFLAG from the coding sequence ATGACCCTACAACTCGACATGATTGCGGCCCTCGTGGTCATAGTCGCCGCGGTGGCGAATGCGGCGATGGCGGTCGCGGACCTGGTAGGCGCCCAACCCGTCCTGGCCAATTCCGCTGAGGTCGGCGTTCCGCGAAGCTGGGTAACGCCGCTCGGACTGCTCAAAGGAGCAGGGGCGGTGGGGCTGCTGATAGGTGTATTCGCGTTCCCGCCGCTCGGCGTCGCTGCCGCTATCGGCCTGATCGCATTCTTCGTGGGTGCCGTGGTCACCCACGTCCGGACTCGGGTGTTCCACAACATCGCCTTTCCCGGCACGTTTCTGGTCCTCGCGGTGTTGTCACTCGGCGCGTTCCTTGCCGGGTGA
- a CDS encoding cytochrome c biogenesis CcdA family protein, translating to MSIGLLGAFLGGLASLLSPCSALLLPSFFAYAFDRVTTLLQRTFAFWIGLCLVLVPLGAGVGAVGTALTRYRDVVAVAGGIVLIGFGIASVLGKGFGVAAAGRAAARIKISTTMSVVALGAVYGLAGFCAGPLLGGVLTMSAMGADPVYGGLLLAVYALGMAGPLFVLAWAWDHFGLAGRTWLRGRPLAIGPLRTHTTSLISGLVFIAIGVLFVLTDGTANVAGVLGVDAQYDLQVWLARISSAVGDPAVLLAVVLCGIGWLGYRLWRRRRPAQPAATEGSAVTEEPPGYYRAT from the coding sequence GTGAGCATCGGTCTGCTGGGCGCATTCCTCGGTGGCCTCGCCTCGTTGCTGAGCCCCTGTTCGGCCCTGTTGTTACCGTCATTCTTCGCCTACGCCTTCGACCGGGTGACCACGCTGCTGCAGCGGACATTCGCCTTCTGGATCGGCCTGTGCCTGGTGCTGGTTCCGCTCGGTGCGGGGGTGGGCGCGGTGGGGACGGCGCTGACCCGCTACCGCGACGTGGTGGCCGTCGCGGGCGGGATCGTCCTCATCGGCTTCGGCATTGCATCCGTGCTGGGCAAGGGCTTCGGCGTCGCTGCGGCCGGACGCGCCGCGGCGCGGATCAAGATCTCCACCACGATGTCCGTGGTTGCCCTCGGCGCGGTCTACGGGCTGGCCGGCTTCTGCGCGGGCCCACTGCTCGGCGGGGTCTTGACCATGTCGGCGATGGGCGCCGACCCGGTTTACGGCGGCCTGTTGCTGGCTGTCTACGCGCTCGGTATGGCCGGGCCCCTGTTCGTCTTGGCTTGGGCCTGGGACCATTTCGGCCTCGCCGGACGGACGTGGCTACGGGGCCGCCCGCTCGCGATCGGCCCGCTGCGCACGCACACGACATCGCTGATCTCGGGCCTGGTCTTCATCGCGATCGGGGTGCTGTTCGTGCTCACCGACGGCACGGCCAATGTCGCGGGCGTGCTGGGCGTCGATGCCCAGTACGACCTGCAGGTGTGGCTGGCCCGGATCTCGTCGGCGGTCGGCGATCCGGCCGTGCTGCTGGCAGTGGTCCTGTGCGGCATCGGCTGGCTCGGGTACCGGCTGTGGCGTCGCCGCCGACCGGCGCAACCGGCCGCGACGGAGGGGAGCGCCGTGACGGAGGAGCCGCCGGGCTACTATCGGGCTACGTAG
- a CDS encoding nitroreductase family deazaflavin-dependent oxidoreductase: MTDNWNDQIIAEFRANGGKVGGPFEGATLLLLHTTGAKSGKERVNPVMAFDLDGKLAIVGSYAGADVDPAWLHNLRAHPDAHIEIGTDAYDVHARELPRDERDAAYPRIVERAPGFGEYQTKTDRVIPVIELQRR; the protein is encoded by the coding sequence ATGACCGACAACTGGAACGACCAGATCATCGCCGAGTTCCGCGCCAACGGAGGCAAGGTCGGCGGCCCGTTCGAGGGCGCAACCCTGCTACTGCTCCACACCACCGGCGCCAAGAGCGGAAAGGAACGCGTCAACCCGGTGATGGCGTTCGATCTCGACGGGAAACTCGCCATCGTCGGCTCCTACGCGGGCGCCGACGTCGACCCCGCGTGGTTGCACAACCTGCGTGCGCATCCCGATGCGCACATCGAGATCGGCACCGACGCCTACGACGTGCACGCGCGGGAATTGCCGCGGGACGAGCGGGACGCCGCCTATCCGCGCATCGTCGAGCGGGCCCCGGGCTTCGGGGAGTATCAGACCAAGACCGATCGCGTCATCCCGGTCATCGAGTTGCAGCGCCGCTGA
- a CDS encoding OsmC family protein: MATDVTVAETHTSTYTQQITVGRHELVADEPRPIGDDAGPNPYDLVLAGLGACTSMTVRMYANRKGWPLEHVRVTLRHSRIHAKDCEDCETAKGMIDHVDREIELVGNLDDTQRQRLMDIAERCPVHQTLTSSVHITTTER, encoded by the coding sequence ATGGCAACCGATGTGACCGTGGCCGAGACGCACACCAGCACCTACACCCAGCAGATCACCGTCGGGCGCCACGAACTGGTCGCCGACGAGCCACGTCCGATCGGCGACGACGCCGGCCCGAATCCGTACGACCTGGTGCTCGCCGGCCTCGGCGCATGCACCTCGATGACGGTACGGATGTACGCGAACCGCAAGGGCTGGCCCCTCGAGCACGTGCGAGTGACGTTGCGGCACTCACGGATCCACGCGAAAGACTGCGAGGATTGCGAGACCGCCAAGGGCATGATCGACCATGTCGATCGCGAGATCGAGCTGGTCGGCAACCTGGACGACACCCAACGGCAGCGGCTGATGGATATCGCCGAGCGCTGCCCCGTGCATCAGACCTTGACCTCGTCGGTGCACATCACCACGACCGAGCGGTGA
- a CDS encoding thioredoxin domain-containing protein — protein MGSSRQGSIRRDVILLGGLIAIAAALILYLVMNGRGDSTAETASGGGPAAAAVQSAPTAPPDDPVERHQPNDPLALGSSDAPVTMVMFSDYRCPFCAKFSRDTEPELVTRYVDQGTLRIEWRDFPIFGDQSMLAARAGRAAAAQGRFWEFTRAVFAAAPERGHADLDEQALIGFARQAGVADIEGFTTAMRSTAFDAAITADLAQGNRIGVPSTPAFLINDVPFLGAQPTEEFVRAIDAAVGAL, from the coding sequence GTGGGAAGTTCTCGACAGGGCAGCATCAGGAGGGACGTCATACTGCTGGGTGGGCTGATCGCGATCGCCGCCGCCCTGATCCTGTATCTGGTGATGAACGGTCGCGGTGACTCCACGGCCGAGACCGCCTCCGGCGGCGGGCCCGCGGCAGCGGCCGTCCAGTCGGCGCCCACCGCGCCACCCGACGACCCGGTGGAACGGCATCAGCCCAATGACCCACTGGCCCTGGGAAGTTCGGACGCGCCGGTGACGATGGTGATGTTCTCGGACTACCGATGCCCGTTCTGCGCGAAGTTCAGCCGCGATACCGAGCCCGAATTGGTTACGCGATACGTCGATCAGGGCACGCTACGGATCGAGTGGCGGGATTTCCCGATCTTCGGTGACCAGTCGATGCTGGCGGCCCGGGCGGGGCGGGCGGCCGCCGCGCAGGGGCGGTTCTGGGAATTCACCCGTGCCGTGTTCGCCGCCGCGCCGGAGCGCGGGCATGCCGACCTCGACGAGCAGGCCCTGATCGGTTTCGCGAGGCAGGCCGGAGTCGCCGACATCGAGGGCTTCACCACCGCGATGCGCAGTACCGCCTTCGACGCGGCCATCACTGCGGACCTCGCGCAGGGCAACCGCATCGGAGTGCCCAGCACCCCGGCGTTTCTCATCAACGATGTCCCGTTCCTCGGCGCACAGCCGACAGAGGAGTTCGTGCGCGCCATCGACGCCGCGGTGGGCGCCTTGTGA
- a CDS encoding FAD-binding oxidoreductase, with product MTVPRDSPRGFSRQAFLRGAAGALAAGAVLGSARAGADPRTSGWGDLATAIKGQVILPDSGGQFDSAKAVFNTNFNGLAPAAVVAPSSAADVQKAMTFAANQNLKVAPRGGGHSYVGASTANGTMVLDLRQLPGDIAYDARTGYVTVTPATGLYAMHQVLAAAGRGIPTGTCPTVGAAGHALGGGLGAQSRHAGLMSDQLVSATVVLPGGTAVTASANEHPDLYWALRGGGGGNFGVTTALTFATFPIGDVDAVSLDFPLQAFAQVLVGWQNWLRTADRNHWALADTITDPGGAHCRILATSPAGSGDAVAAAVAKAVGLQPTGVDKRTFNYLDLVRYLAVNNLNPSPLGYVGGSDVFQSITPAVAQGIAAAFNAFPSGAGRPLVIMHALDGALATVGPGDTAFPWRRQSALVQWYVETAGSPAPAANWLNTAHQAVAPHSVGGYVNYLEANQPASRYFGANTSRLAATRQKYDPGRIMFSGLNF from the coding sequence ATGACGGTACCGCGGGATTCACCGCGTGGGTTCTCGCGTCAGGCATTCCTGCGCGGTGCCGCCGGGGCGTTGGCCGCCGGAGCCGTGCTCGGATCGGCGCGTGCCGGTGCCGATCCGAGAACCTCCGGTTGGGGGGATCTGGCCACCGCCATCAAGGGGCAGGTGATCCTGCCGGACAGCGGTGGGCAATTCGATTCGGCCAAAGCGGTTTTCAACACCAACTTCAACGGGCTGGCGCCGGCAGCTGTCGTCGCCCCGAGCTCGGCGGCAGACGTCCAGAAGGCGATGACCTTCGCCGCCAACCAGAACCTCAAGGTCGCGCCTCGCGGCGGCGGCCACTCCTATGTGGGCGCGTCGACGGCGAACGGCACCATGGTGCTGGACCTGCGCCAACTGCCCGGCGACATCGCCTACGACGCGCGCACCGGGTATGTCACGGTGACGCCCGCGACCGGTTTGTATGCGATGCACCAGGTCTTGGCCGCGGCGGGCCGCGGGATCCCGACCGGAACCTGCCCGACGGTCGGAGCGGCCGGGCACGCCCTGGGTGGAGGGCTGGGAGCCCAATCGCGACATGCGGGCCTGATGAGTGATCAGTTGGTGTCGGCGACAGTGGTGCTGCCCGGTGGCACAGCGGTCACGGCCTCGGCGAATGAACACCCGGATCTGTACTGGGCGTTGCGCGGCGGAGGCGGCGGGAACTTCGGGGTGACGACCGCGCTGACCTTCGCCACCTTTCCGATCGGTGACGTGGACGCCGTCAGCCTCGACTTCCCGTTGCAGGCGTTCGCACAGGTACTCGTGGGGTGGCAGAACTGGCTGCGCACCGCCGACCGGAACCACTGGGCACTGGCCGACACCATCACCGACCCGGGCGGTGCGCACTGCCGCATCCTGGCGACCTCCCCGGCCGGCTCGGGTGACGCCGTCGCGGCCGCCGTCGCCAAAGCGGTGGGGCTGCAACCGACCGGGGTGGACAAGCGCACCTTCAACTACTTGGACCTGGTGCGGTACCTGGCCGTCAACAATCTCAACCCGTCGCCGCTCGGCTATGTCGGCGGATCCGACGTCTTTCAGTCGATCACCCCGGCCGTGGCCCAGGGGATTGCCGCGGCGTTCAACGCCTTCCCCTCCGGAGCGGGACGGCCGTTGGTGATCATGCATGCGCTCGACGGCGCGCTCGCCACGGTGGGGCCGGGGGACACCGCCTTTCCGTGGCGGCGCCAATCCGCCCTGGTCCAGTGGTATGTCGAAACAGCCGGTTCGCCTGCGCCGGCGGCCAACTGGCTCAACACCGCACACCAAGCGGTGGCACCGCATTCGGTCGGCGGCTACGTGAACTACCTCGAAGCCAACCAGCCCGCGTCGCGGTACTTCGGTGCCAACACCTCCCGGTTGGCCGCCACCCGGCAGAAGTACGACCCGGGCCGGATCATGTTCTCGGGCTTGAATTTCTGA
- a CDS encoding sigma-70 family RNA polymerase sigma factor: protein MDQQALAARFEADRDHLRAVAYRLLGSTHDADDAVQASWLKVSQHGIADVKNPTGWFTTVTARECLDRLRERKRRGEVLVADEVTPAAAAPAADEEVTMAESVGRALLVVLDRLSPDQRVAFVLHDAFAVPFADIGALLDRSAVTAKKLASRARAQLHGDSSVSRRPTAEHLEIAQAFLAASQHGDLTTLLKLLAPDVVRRVDRRLVPEHVPAELHGAREFAEESKMFAGVARGGEVAVIDGMPGVVVAPAGRLKSVLRLDIRDGRIQAIDIIGDPRELASLDVMLAD from the coding sequence ATGGATCAGCAAGCCCTGGCCGCCCGATTCGAGGCAGACCGCGACCACCTACGTGCGGTGGCCTACCGGCTACTCGGTTCCACCCACGACGCCGACGACGCGGTCCAGGCTTCGTGGCTGAAGGTCAGCCAGCACGGCATCGCCGACGTGAAGAACCCGACCGGCTGGTTCACCACGGTGACCGCACGCGAATGTCTCGACCGGCTGCGGGAGCGGAAGCGCCGTGGTGAGGTCCTGGTCGCCGACGAGGTCACACCGGCAGCCGCCGCCCCCGCCGCCGACGAGGAGGTCACGATGGCCGAGTCGGTGGGCCGGGCCCTGTTGGTGGTCCTCGACCGGCTTTCACCCGACCAGCGGGTCGCGTTTGTGCTTCACGACGCCTTCGCCGTGCCGTTCGCCGACATCGGTGCGCTGCTGGACCGCTCAGCGGTTACGGCGAAGAAGTTGGCCAGCCGGGCCCGGGCACAATTGCACGGCGACTCATCGGTGTCCCGCCGCCCTACGGCCGAGCATCTCGAGATCGCGCAGGCCTTCCTGGCCGCCTCGCAGCACGGCGACCTGACGACACTGCTGAAATTACTTGCCCCGGATGTGGTTCGGCGTGTTGACCGCAGGCTGGTTCCCGAGCACGTCCCTGCCGAATTGCACGGTGCGCGGGAGTTCGCCGAAGAATCCAAGATGTTCGCCGGAGTGGCCCGTGGTGGCGAGGTGGCGGTCATCGACGGAATGCCAGGTGTTGTCGTCGCACCCGCGGGCCGGCTGAAATCCGTGCTCCGCCTCGATATTCGAGACGGGCGCATCCAGGCCATCGACATCATCGGCGATCCGCGCGAGCTGGCGTCGCTCGACGTGATGCTGGCCGACTAG
- a CDS encoding enoyl-CoA hydratase — protein MTVLLHDRDDRGVVTLTLNRPQAFNALSEEMLTALGEALDLLAHDDSVRAVVLGASGKAFCAGHDLKEMRAEPSLEYYQQLFARCTAVMLAIQRLPVPVIARVQGLATAAGCQLVAMCDLAVSSDDARFAVSGVNVGLFCATPGVALSRNVPRKAAFEMLVTGEFVSADEACALGLVNKVVPADGLDDAVDTLVASIVAKPRVAVAMGKALFYRQVDVDIESAYADAGATMACNMMDPSALEGVQAFIEKRPPAWSGERA, from the coding sequence ATGACCGTTCTGCTGCACGATCGCGACGACCGCGGCGTGGTCACGTTGACGCTGAACCGGCCCCAGGCGTTCAACGCGCTGTCCGAGGAGATGCTGACCGCGCTCGGTGAGGCGTTGGATCTGCTGGCCCATGATGATTCGGTGCGTGCCGTGGTGCTCGGGGCGTCCGGCAAGGCGTTCTGCGCGGGGCATGACCTCAAGGAGATGCGGGCCGAACCGTCACTGGAGTACTACCAGCAGCTGTTCGCCCGGTGCACCGCGGTGATGCTGGCGATTCAGCGGCTTCCGGTGCCGGTGATCGCGCGCGTGCAGGGCCTTGCCACCGCGGCGGGCTGCCAGCTCGTCGCGATGTGCGATCTCGCGGTGTCGAGCGATGACGCCCGCTTCGCGGTCAGCGGAGTCAACGTCGGGCTGTTCTGCGCGACGCCGGGAGTGGCCTTGTCGCGCAACGTGCCTCGCAAAGCCGCCTTCGAAATGCTGGTGACCGGAGAATTCGTCTCCGCTGACGAGGCTTGCGCGCTGGGCCTGGTCAACAAGGTGGTGCCGGCCGACGGCCTCGATGACGCGGTCGACACATTGGTGGCCAGCATCGTCGCCAAGCCGCGGGTCGCCGTCGCGATGGGAAAGGCGTTGTTCTACCGCCAGGTCGACGTAGACATCGAGTCTGCCTACGCGGATGCCGGTGCCACGATGGCCTGCAACATGATGGATCCGAGCGCGCTCGAGGGCGTCCAGGCGTTCATCGAGAAGCGCCCGCCCGCCTGGTCCGGCGAGCGCGCATAG
- a CDS encoding WhiB family transcriptional regulator encodes MPQPQQLPGPNADIWDWQMQGLCRGVDSSVFFHPDGERGRARAQRELRAKEMCRSCPVITQCRSHALAVGEPYGIWGGLSESERELLLKRGIRRSA; translated from the coding sequence ATGCCGCAGCCGCAGCAGCTTCCCGGACCGAATGCGGATATCTGGGATTGGCAAATGCAGGGACTTTGCCGTGGCGTCGATTCGTCGGTGTTCTTCCATCCCGACGGCGAACGCGGACGCGCCCGGGCCCAACGTGAGTTGCGCGCCAAGGAGATGTGCCGCAGCTGCCCGGTGATCACTCAGTGCCGCTCACACGCGCTGGCCGTCGGCGAGCCCTACGGCATCTGGGGCGGGCTGAGCGAGTCGGAGCGCGAGCTTTTGCTCAAGCGCGGCATCCGCCGCAGCGCGTAG
- a CDS encoding alcohol dehydrogenase catalytic domain-containing protein codes for MRATVMYGAGDVRVEDVPDPVLKEPTDAIVRVTRACICGSDLWPYQSMPHKDGGRRMGHEFIGVVEDVGADVSGLGRGDLVVAPFVWADNTCDFCREGLQTSCRHGGGWGAPGVDAGQGEAVRVPQAQGTLVKLPVGEDSALMPSLLTLSDVLCTGHHGVVTAGVGPGTSVTVIGDGAVGLCAVLAAKRLGAEQIILNGRHTDRTDLGREFGATDVVAERGDAAVERIRELTGGDGTHAVIECVGTEASLATGLDAVRSGGRVSRLGVSQYTEVPMGFGTFFRNVTLTGGVAPARAYIDELMPDVLDGTIEPGRVFDRTIGLDETPDGYRAMADREALKVLIEP; via the coding sequence ATGCGAGCAACCGTGATGTATGGGGCCGGCGACGTGCGCGTCGAGGACGTCCCTGACCCGGTTCTGAAGGAGCCGACCGACGCGATCGTGCGAGTCACCCGCGCGTGCATCTGCGGCAGCGACCTGTGGCCGTACCAGTCCATGCCGCACAAGGACGGCGGCCGGCGTATGGGTCACGAGTTCATCGGCGTGGTCGAGGATGTCGGCGCGGACGTGTCCGGCCTCGGACGTGGAGATCTCGTCGTGGCCCCGTTCGTCTGGGCGGACAACACCTGTGACTTCTGCCGGGAGGGGCTGCAGACATCGTGCCGCCACGGCGGTGGTTGGGGCGCACCCGGTGTGGATGCCGGTCAGGGCGAGGCCGTACGCGTCCCCCAGGCGCAGGGCACCCTGGTGAAGCTTCCCGTCGGGGAGGATTCGGCGCTGATGCCCTCCCTGCTGACGCTGTCCGACGTCTTGTGCACCGGCCACCACGGGGTGGTCACCGCCGGGGTGGGGCCGGGAACGTCGGTGACCGTCATCGGCGACGGCGCAGTCGGCCTGTGCGCCGTGCTCGCTGCCAAGCGGTTGGGTGCCGAGCAGATCATCCTGAACGGCCGCCACACCGACCGCACCGATCTGGGCCGCGAGTTCGGCGCCACCGACGTGGTGGCCGAACGCGGCGACGCGGCCGTCGAGCGGATCCGTGAACTCACCGGGGGAGACGGCACGCACGCGGTGATCGAGTGCGTCGGGACCGAGGCGTCACTCGCCACCGGTCTCGACGCCGTCCGGTCCGGTGGCCGCGTCAGCCGACTTGGAGTGTCTCAATATACCGAGGTACCAATGGGTTTCGGCACCTTCTTCCGCAACGTGACGCTCACCGGAGGCGTCGCACCTGCCCGGGCCTACATCGACGAGCTCATGCCCGACGTGCTCGACGGAACGATCGAGCCCGGCCGGGTCTTCGACCGCACCATCGGTCTCGACGAGACTCCGGATGGCTACCGCGCGATGGCCGACCGCGAGGCTCTCAAGGTGTTGATCGAGCCATGA